A single region of the Amphiprion ocellaris isolate individual 3 ecotype Okinawa chromosome 4, ASM2253959v1, whole genome shotgun sequence genome encodes:
- the LOC111588208 gene encoding 85/88 kDa calcium-independent phospholipase A2 isoform X1 has protein sequence MCFQVTMQFLGKLLDTVSSVSTLFTNPYRVRDVPLSDYGGGGKVLLKEEGRMVLYKNTQCQSWDCLLMSPETPTVVLRLFQVVSEEDAMNWFPQYALKLRPFYETLSLKAETAQPIVDCIRNHPDWSSAHIAVETGLRECLKHNYVQSQINSRDASGQTPLHLACERGDLPCVKELLEESQARTDIKDRNGETPMHSASKQDSPVIIQVLCSRLCSGVNELNNNGETPLHVACRLGRVESVKALLGGGAKCDVIGGTGYPVHMAMKYSEKGCVEEILKADPGQLHAEDTLYGGTPLHWSKTAEMCRLLLEHGCAVNYLSKTGESALHILTKRGRFEAAMVLLTHGANANLKGQDGNTALHLAMKMDHIELIKALIVFGADVEIHNDLGETPGLIAARTSKGPNRKILLDMLCSVGVQRCLPPSPGSPPPIYNKAKSEGIGFEDIMYVGAAMSAMSKGLSEVDGHKKEKKKMDRLLCLDGGGIKGLVLIQMLIALEREAGRPTRELFDWVAGTSTGGILALAIIHGKSMEYLRCLYFRMKEQVFKGSRPYESAPLEDFLKKEFGENTKMTDVQFPRVMVTSVLADRHPGELHIFRNYDPPSVHREPPYATTATFKPLTTPQEQLVWRAARSSGAAPTYFRPMGRFLDGGLLANNPTLDAMSEIHQYNKSLKAEGPEENIKKLGTVVSLGTGKPPQVVVSSVDVFRPSNPLELAKSFVGAKELGKMLVDCCTDSDGCAVDRARAWCEMIDTIYHRLSPQLSQEVMLDEVSDAVLVDMLWETQMYLYEKRDILQSLAKLLLDN, from the exons ATGTGTTTTCAGGTAACAATGCAGTTCCTGGGCAAGCTGTTGGACACAGTCTCCTCTGTGTCAACCCTCTTCACCAACCCTTACCGGGTCAGAGATGTGCCGCTGTCTGACTATGGAGGAGGAGGCAAAGTTCTGCTGAAAGAAGAGGGACGCATGGTCCTGTACAAAAATACCCAGTGCCAGTCATGGGACTGTCTGCTTATGTCCCCCGAGACGCCGACTGTGGTTCTGAG GCTGTTTCAGGTGGTGTCAGAGGAAGATGCCATGAACTGGTTCCCTCAGTATGCGCTCAAACTCCGACCCTTCTATGAGACACTTTCTCTGAAGGCAGAGACTGCACAGCCAATCGTGGACTGCATCCGCAACCACCCAGACTGGAGCTCCGCCCACATTGCTGTAGAAACAGGCCTCAGAGAGTGTCTCAAACATAACTATGTCCAGAG TCAGATCAATTCTCGGGATGCATCAGGCCAGACGCCGCTGCATCTGGCATGTGAGCGAGGTGACTTGCCGTGTGTGAAGGAGCTGTTGGAGGAAAGTCAGGCTCGCACCGACATTAAAGACCGCAACGGAGAGACGCCCATGCACAGCGCCTCCAAGCAGGATTCTCCTGTCATCATCCAG GTGCTGTGCTCGCGGTTGTGCTCGGGGGTGAATGAGCTGAACAACAACGGGGAGACGCCACTCCATGTGGCCTGCCGTTTGGGCCGTGTGGAGTCAGTCAAGGCCCTGCTGGGGGGTGGGGCCAAGTGTGATGTCATCGGCGGGACGGGCTACCCCGTCCACATGGCCATGAAATACAGCGAGAAGGg CTGTGTGGAAGAGATCCTCAAAGCAGATCCAGGCCAGCTCCATGCTGAGGACACTTTGTATGGAGGGACGCCTCTCCACTGGTCCAAAACCGCTGAG ATGTGTCGTTTGCTGCTGGAGCATGGCTGTGCAGTGAACTACCTCAGTAAGACTGGAGAGAGCGCCCTCCACATTTTGACCAAGAGGGGCCGCTTTGAGGCGGCCATGGTGCTGCTCACTCACGGGGCAAATGCCAACCTGAAGGGTCAGGATGGGAACACAGCCCTCCACTTAGCTATGAAG aTGGACCACATAGAGTTGATCAAAGCTCTGATTGTGTTTGGAGCTGATGTGGAGATCCACAATGACCTGGGAGAAACACCTGGACTCATCGCTGCCCGCACCAGCAAAG GTCCTAATAGAAAGATACTACTGGACATGCTGTGTAGTGTAGGAGTGCAGCgttgcctccctccctcccctggCAGTCCTCCTCCCATCTACAACAAGGCCAAGTCTGAAGGCATAG GGTTTGAGGACATCATGTATGTGGGGGCAGCAATGAGTGCAATGAGCAAAGGCTTATCTGAAGTGGATGgccacaaaaaggaaaaaaagaa AATGGACCGACTGCTATGTCTAGACGGTGGAGGTATTAAAGGCCTGGTGCTGATCCAGATGTTAATCGCtctggagagagaggcaggtaGACCCACCAGAGAGCTCTTCGACTGGGTTGCTGGAACCAGCACTGGGGGCATCCTGGCCCTCGCTATAATCCACG GGAAGTCCATGGAGTACTTGCGCTGCCTGTACTTTAGGATGAAGGAACAGGTGTTCAAAGGGTCAAGACCTTATGAATCAGCACCGCTGGAGGACTTTTTGAAGAAAGAATTTGGAGAGAACACCAAAATGACAGATGTCCAATTCCCCAG GGTGATGGTCACCAGTGTTTTGGCAGACAGACATCCTGGAGAGCTGCACATCTTCAGGAACTACGACCCTCCATCCGTCCACAGAGAGCCTCCGTATGCCACCACTGCCACATTCAAGCCTCTCACCACCCCACAAG AACAACTTGTGTGGAGAGCTGCCCGCTCCAGCGGTGCTGCTCCTACCTATTTCCGACCAATGGGCCGCTTTCTGGATGGAGGGCTGCTGGCCAATAACCCGACACTCGACGCCATGTCAGAAATCCATCAGTACAACAAGTCCTTGAAAGCAGAG GGTCCTGAGGAGAACATTAAGAAGTTGGGCACAGTGGTGTCCCTTGGTACAG GTAAACCTCCTCAGGTGGTGGTGAGCTCTGTGGATGTTTTCCGGCCCTCCAACCCACTGGAGCTGGCCAAGAGTTTTGTAGGAGCTAAGGAACTGGGCAAAATGCTGGTGGACTGC TGTACAGACTCTGATGGCTGTGCAGTGGACAGGGCCAGAGCCTGGTGTGAAATGATCGACACCATCTACCACAG aCTGAGTCCCCAGCTTTCTCAGGAGGTGATGCTAGATGAGGTGAGTGATGCCGTCCTGGTGGACATGCTGTGGGAAACCCAGATGTACTTGTATGAGAAGAGGGATATCCTCCAGTCTCTGGCAAAATTACTACTAGACAACTGA
- the LOC111588208 gene encoding 85/88 kDa calcium-independent phospholipase A2 isoform X2: protein MCFQVTMQFLGKLLDTVSSVSTLFTNPYRVRDVPLSDYGGGGKVLLKEEGRMVLYKNTQCQSWDCLLMSPETPTVVLRLFQVVSEEDAMNWFPQYALKLRPFYETLSLKAETAQPIVDCIRNHPDWSSAHIAVETGLRECLKHNYVQSQINSRDASGQTPLHLACERGDLPCVKELLEESQARTDIKDRNGETPMHSASKQDSPVIIQVLCSRLCSGVNELNNNGETPLHVACRLGRVESVKALLGGGAKCDVIGGTGYPVHMAMKYSEKGCVEEILKADPGQLHAEDTLYGGTPLHWSKTAEMCRLLLEHGCAVNYLSKTGESALHILTKRGRFEAAMVLLTHGANANLKGQDGNTALHLAMKMDHIELIKALIVFGADVEIHNDLGETPGLIAARTSKGFEDIMYVGAAMSAMSKGLSEVDGHKKEKKKMDRLLCLDGGGIKGLVLIQMLIALEREAGRPTRELFDWVAGTSTGGILALAIIHGKSMEYLRCLYFRMKEQVFKGSRPYESAPLEDFLKKEFGENTKMTDVQFPRVMVTSVLADRHPGELHIFRNYDPPSVHREPPYATTATFKPLTTPQEQLVWRAARSSGAAPTYFRPMGRFLDGGLLANNPTLDAMSEIHQYNKSLKAEGPEENIKKLGTVVSLGTGKPPQVVVSSVDVFRPSNPLELAKSFVGAKELGKMLVDCCTDSDGCAVDRARAWCEMIDTIYHRLSPQLSQEVMLDEVSDAVLVDMLWETQMYLYEKRDILQSLAKLLLDN from the exons ATGTGTTTTCAGGTAACAATGCAGTTCCTGGGCAAGCTGTTGGACACAGTCTCCTCTGTGTCAACCCTCTTCACCAACCCTTACCGGGTCAGAGATGTGCCGCTGTCTGACTATGGAGGAGGAGGCAAAGTTCTGCTGAAAGAAGAGGGACGCATGGTCCTGTACAAAAATACCCAGTGCCAGTCATGGGACTGTCTGCTTATGTCCCCCGAGACGCCGACTGTGGTTCTGAG GCTGTTTCAGGTGGTGTCAGAGGAAGATGCCATGAACTGGTTCCCTCAGTATGCGCTCAAACTCCGACCCTTCTATGAGACACTTTCTCTGAAGGCAGAGACTGCACAGCCAATCGTGGACTGCATCCGCAACCACCCAGACTGGAGCTCCGCCCACATTGCTGTAGAAACAGGCCTCAGAGAGTGTCTCAAACATAACTATGTCCAGAG TCAGATCAATTCTCGGGATGCATCAGGCCAGACGCCGCTGCATCTGGCATGTGAGCGAGGTGACTTGCCGTGTGTGAAGGAGCTGTTGGAGGAAAGTCAGGCTCGCACCGACATTAAAGACCGCAACGGAGAGACGCCCATGCACAGCGCCTCCAAGCAGGATTCTCCTGTCATCATCCAG GTGCTGTGCTCGCGGTTGTGCTCGGGGGTGAATGAGCTGAACAACAACGGGGAGACGCCACTCCATGTGGCCTGCCGTTTGGGCCGTGTGGAGTCAGTCAAGGCCCTGCTGGGGGGTGGGGCCAAGTGTGATGTCATCGGCGGGACGGGCTACCCCGTCCACATGGCCATGAAATACAGCGAGAAGGg CTGTGTGGAAGAGATCCTCAAAGCAGATCCAGGCCAGCTCCATGCTGAGGACACTTTGTATGGAGGGACGCCTCTCCACTGGTCCAAAACCGCTGAG ATGTGTCGTTTGCTGCTGGAGCATGGCTGTGCAGTGAACTACCTCAGTAAGACTGGAGAGAGCGCCCTCCACATTTTGACCAAGAGGGGCCGCTTTGAGGCGGCCATGGTGCTGCTCACTCACGGGGCAAATGCCAACCTGAAGGGTCAGGATGGGAACACAGCCCTCCACTTAGCTATGAAG aTGGACCACATAGAGTTGATCAAAGCTCTGATTGTGTTTGGAGCTGATGTGGAGATCCACAATGACCTGGGAGAAACACCTGGACTCATCGCTGCCCGCACCAGCAAAG GGTTTGAGGACATCATGTATGTGGGGGCAGCAATGAGTGCAATGAGCAAAGGCTTATCTGAAGTGGATGgccacaaaaaggaaaaaaagaa AATGGACCGACTGCTATGTCTAGACGGTGGAGGTATTAAAGGCCTGGTGCTGATCCAGATGTTAATCGCtctggagagagaggcaggtaGACCCACCAGAGAGCTCTTCGACTGGGTTGCTGGAACCAGCACTGGGGGCATCCTGGCCCTCGCTATAATCCACG GGAAGTCCATGGAGTACTTGCGCTGCCTGTACTTTAGGATGAAGGAACAGGTGTTCAAAGGGTCAAGACCTTATGAATCAGCACCGCTGGAGGACTTTTTGAAGAAAGAATTTGGAGAGAACACCAAAATGACAGATGTCCAATTCCCCAG GGTGATGGTCACCAGTGTTTTGGCAGACAGACATCCTGGAGAGCTGCACATCTTCAGGAACTACGACCCTCCATCCGTCCACAGAGAGCCTCCGTATGCCACCACTGCCACATTCAAGCCTCTCACCACCCCACAAG AACAACTTGTGTGGAGAGCTGCCCGCTCCAGCGGTGCTGCTCCTACCTATTTCCGACCAATGGGCCGCTTTCTGGATGGAGGGCTGCTGGCCAATAACCCGACACTCGACGCCATGTCAGAAATCCATCAGTACAACAAGTCCTTGAAAGCAGAG GGTCCTGAGGAGAACATTAAGAAGTTGGGCACAGTGGTGTCCCTTGGTACAG GTAAACCTCCTCAGGTGGTGGTGAGCTCTGTGGATGTTTTCCGGCCCTCCAACCCACTGGAGCTGGCCAAGAGTTTTGTAGGAGCTAAGGAACTGGGCAAAATGCTGGTGGACTGC TGTACAGACTCTGATGGCTGTGCAGTGGACAGGGCCAGAGCCTGGTGTGAAATGATCGACACCATCTACCACAG aCTGAGTCCCCAGCTTTCTCAGGAGGTGATGCTAGATGAGGTGAGTGATGCCGTCCTGGTGGACATGCTGTGGGAAACCCAGATGTACTTGTATGAGAAGAGGGATATCCTCCAGTCTCTGGCAAAATTACTACTAGACAACTGA
- the LOC111588200 gene encoding uncharacterized protein LOC111588200: MLLPGVLMGFIISISGVNGEAKSICALRRSSVDLPCPALSSTVKWYTVHEDGVKYVKKALSADETHVTYKMSEESRLILTINDLRRNDSKYYCCSSNDEDPAVCWNNAVQLTLSDLQVKVIPSTEGQTVTLMCSTSCPLTEKPAAYIWYKNGEFLYEDWSPWYQELLSSDQAVRYSCAVKGYEGLRAPEVSVDSVTPTCFSVTYSRGRMCSYDQTSQKEACSITYPRELKVERSSGSSVEVKCTTSCPEIDPKISYRWYENKTFNRRADKPQILVSNSSTTSFYCAVKDHEDLLSADVCAVEKKCRMLNYASRRICALQGSSVDIISQYSHPDNKQTTFRSWYRIKSGEQESVVQLTEEAGRVQYHDNINEHILKIENLKREDSGEYMFPTQRILNRGRKLSDFPKVMLVVTGLSVWIHPAEVTEGQTVTLTCSTSCPLSGNYTWTFNSKPLSQNKHLVLDPVSIQHAGNYSCAVRNGRIISSEKTLTVQRAAGTFVAAAGVGAAFLIITLLVVFFWIRKKRTSGQSVTTEATDNTEQLNPGLLYENVSAQPTVQDDLHYSSVHFSKNPTDPLYTTVQPHRPKEDEHVAYAVVNIRPKVTPEFAVTCVQGKQRSICALKSSSVNLTCSAEHPTSDLEWYSGFWDHSRIEVSADGNRSKYSISEENNFTLTINNLTDTDADIYCCGKPTDKSVNCQINQTILLHVADLQVKVIPSTEGQTVTLMCSTSCPLTEKPAAYIWYKNGEFLYEDWSPWYQELLSSDQAVRYSCAVKGYEDLRAPEVSVDSVTSTCFSVTYATGTMCLFKSEPCSITYPRGIHVQMTPGKKDHFRLTCNTGCSLTSFTWYKDRKTDRQKEKQQILVPSSITGNPSFSCAVTGFEDLRSADVCVDDNNCWSLNCVNRRICALEGSSVNISHEYSHPEDEEPKSTLWYKAEGNAEHKEWHGHNVEYEETKKQNILRLEKLKKSDSAEYRFIIETTNNELKHCGFRGISLIVTGLTVTMSPSAEVTEGQRVTLTCSTSCPLTDNNNYIWYLNSRPLSQNKHLVLDPVGLQHAGNYSCAVKTHGDMESAVKTLTVRSISTNWKVAAMGVGAALMVLILLTVILWIGFCRKKKTSSKSPNEETLDKLEQYSEISAQPAEEKHYYSRVQFSKNHTDPLYSTIQPHQPQEQEHTPYAVVRIRSNTTEAL; the protein is encoded by the exons ATGCTACTGCCTGGTGTGTTGATGGGTTTCATCATTTCCATCTCAG GGGTGAATGGTGAGGCAAAAAGCATCTGTGCTTTAAGACGATCTTCAGTGGATCTGCCCTGCCCAGCTCTCTCATCGACTGTGAAATGGTACACTGTACACGAGGACGGTGTCAAGTATGTTAAGAAGGCGCTCTCTGCAGATGAAACTCATGTAACTTACAAGATGTCTGAAGAAAGTCGTCTTATTTTGACGATCAATGATCTGAGacgaaatgactcaaaatattaCTGCTGCAGCAGCAATGATGAGGACCCTGCAGTTTGCTGGAATAATGCAGTTCAGCTCACTCTTTCAG ACCTGCAGGTGAAGGTGATTCCCTCCACAGAGGGACAAACAGTAACTCTGATGTGCAGCACCAGCTGTCCTCTGACTGAAAAGCCTGCAGCCTACATCTGGTACAAGAACGGAGAGTTTCTCTATGAGGACTGGTCTCCCTGGTACCAAGAGCTGCTCAGCAGTGATCAAGCAGTCAGATACTCCTGTGCTGTCAAAGGCTACGAGGGTCTCAGAGCTCCTGAAGTCTCAGTGG ATTCTGTCACACCGACCTGCTTCAGTGTGACCTACTCTAGAGGGAGGATGTGTTCATATGATCAAACATCACAGAAAGAAGCTTGTTCTATCACATATCCCAGAG AATTAAAAGTTGAAAGGTCTTCAGGGTCATCGGTTGAAGTGAAATGTACCACCAGCTGTCCTGAGATTGATCCAAAGATTTCCTATAGATGGTACGAGAACAAAACCTTCAACAGACGAGCTGACAAACCACAGATTTTAGTTTCAAATTCTTCGACTACAAGCTTCTACTGTGCTGTAAAAGACCACGAGGATCTGCTGTCTGCTGACGTCT gTGCTGTGGAAAAGAAGTGCCGGATGTTGAACTACGCCAGCAGGAGAATCTGTGCTCTGCAAGGCTCTTCAGTGGATATTATCAGTCAATACTCGCACCCTGACAACAAGCAAACCACTTTTAGATCATGGTATAGAATAAAAAGTGGCGAGCAGGAGAGCGTTGTGCAGCTGACTGAGGAAGCAGGACGTGTTCAGTATCATGACAACATAAATGAGCACATCCTAAAAATCGAAAACCTGAAGAGGGAGGACTCAGGAGAATACATGTTCCCAACGCAGCGGATACTTAACAGAGGACGGAAACTGTCTGATTTCCCCAAAGTGATGTTGGTTGTCACAG GCCTCAGCGTGTGGATACATCCAGCAGAGGTGACAGAAGGTCAGACAGTCACTCTGACCTGCAGTACCAGCTGTCCTCTGTCTGGTAACTACACCTGGACCTTCAACAGTAAACCTCTGAGCCAAAACAAGCACCTGGTTCTGGATCCAGTCAGCATCCAGCATGCAGGAAACTACTCCTGTGCTGTTAGAAATGGCAGGATCATCTCCAGTGAGAAGACTCTGACTGTCCAACGTGCTGCAGGAACATTTGTAGCAGCTGCAGGAGTCGGTGCTGCTTTTCTCATCATCACACTTCTTGTTGTCTTCTTCTGGATAAG AAAGAAGAGGACTTCAGGTCAGTCTGTTACAACTGAAGCAACAGACAATACAGAGCAG CTGAACCCAGGTCTTCTGTATGAAAACGTGTCAGCTCAGCCAACAGTGCAGGATGATCTTCACTACAGCAGTGTCCACTTCTCCAAGAACCCCACTGATCCTCTCTACACCACCGTCCAACCTCATCGGCCTAAAGAAGACGAGCACGTTGCTTATGCCGTTGTGAACATTAGACCCAAGGTGACCCCTGA ATTTGCCGTCACAT GTGTTCAGGGAAAACAAAGAAGCATCTGTGCTTTGAAAAGTTCATCAGTGAATCTGACCTGCTCAGCTGAACATCCAACTTCAGATTTGGAATGGTACTCTGGATTCTGGGATCACTCCAGGATTGAAGTATCTGCAGATGGAAATCGTTCAAAGTACAGCATCTCAGAGGAGAATAATTTCACTCTAACAATCAACAATCTAACGGACACTGATGCAGATATTTACTGCTGTGGAAAACCTACTGACAAATCAGTCAACTGCCAGATAAATCAGACAATTCTTCTCCATGTTGCAG ACCTGCAGGTGAAGGTGATTCCCTCCACAGAGGGACAAACAGTAACTCTGATGTGCAGCACCAGCTGTCCTCTGACTGAAAAGCCTGCAGCCTACATCTGGTACAAGAACGGAGAGTTTCTCTATGAGGACTGGTCTCCCTGGTACCAAGAGCTGCTCAGCAGTGATCAAGCAGTCAGATACTCCTGTGCTGTCAAAGGCTACGAGGATCTCAGAGCTCCTGAAGTCTCAGTGG attcTGTCACATCGACCTGCTTCAGTGTGACCTATGCTACAGGGACGATGTGTTTATTTAAGAGTGAGCCCTGCTCCATCACATATCCCAGAG GAATACATGTTCAAATGACTCCTGGAAAAAAAGATCATTTCAGACTGACCTGTAACACCGGCTGTTCTCTGACTTCATTTACGTggtataaagacagaaaaacagacagacagaaggaaaaacaacagattcTAGTTCCCAGCAGTATTACAGGCAACCCCAGCTTCTCTTGTGCTGTAACTGGTTTTGAGGATCTCCGCTCTGCTGACGTCT GTGTTGATGATAACAACTGCTGGAGTCTGAATTGTGTCAACAGAAGAATTTGTGCTCTGGAGGGATCTTCAGTCAACATCTCACATGAATATTCACATCCTGAAGATGAGGAGCCAAAGTCTACACTTTGGTATAAAGCAGAGGGAAATGCTGAGCACAAAGAATGGCACGGGCATAATGTGGAATATGAAGAGACAAAGAAGCAAAACATCCTCAGATTAGAAAAGCTGAAGAAGAGTGACTCAGCAGAATATAGGTTCATTATTGAGACAACCAACAATGAACTGAAACACTGTGGTTTTCGTGGAATTTCTCTGATTGTTACAG GCCTGACAGTGACCATGAGTCCTTCTGCAGAGGTGACAGAAGGTCAGAGAGTCACACTGACCTGCAGCACCAGCTGTCCTCTGActgacaacaacaactacaTCTGGTACCTGAACAGTCGACCTCTGAGCCAAAACAAACACCTGGTTCTGGACCCAGTCGGCCTTCAGCATGCAGGAAACTACTCCTGTGCTGTGAAAACCCACGGAGACATGGAATCAGCTGTGAAGACACTCACTGTCCGTAGTATTAGCACTAACTGGAAAGTAGCAGCTATGGGAGTCGGTGCTGCTCTAATGGTTCTAATACTTCTCACTGTCATCTTGTGGATTGG tttttgcagaaaaaagaagACTTCCAGCAAATCTCCTAATGAGGAAACACTGGACAAATTGGAGCAG TACAGTGAAATCTCAGCTCAACCAGCAGAGGAGAAACACTACTACAGCAGAGTCCAGTTCTCTAAGAACCACACAGATCCTCTCTACTCCACCATCCAGCCACATCAGCCCCAGGAACAAGAGCACACCCCCTACGCTGTGGTCAGAATAAGGTCCAACACCACTGA GGCACTCTGA